The following DNA comes from Triticum aestivum cultivar Chinese Spring chromosome 3D, IWGSC CS RefSeq v2.1, whole genome shotgun sequence.
TTATCcaaaaaaaatattcatgtttagcatctttacataaacttttgatccattACCGtaattttttattcgctaaaatgaaaacttacttaaatagcatcatttagacatttcaccagcatttcttcctttcaagcatAGGAAGTTTTATATTCGTCCATATtgatcgacatattccgaaatcgtttccactatttcatgcttcgagggtactTTGTAAATTTATATGCACcccagatagcaacttacctatagaaatcaaataatttggtacattttttaACCATTTTGATCCATCATTGTAGATTTTCCATTTTTGCCCAACCGAAAACATCTTTAAATAGCATTACCGGCAAGTGATTGAAGCCTTGCTTCTTTTCTCGTTTCAAacttgtctatgccgccatttgaaaatcctacaacaacttatatttgTAGGTGTCACATATTTTTTAGGAGTTTTTCATAACCATTTGATTTATTACTTGAcatttttctcctcctttgaaactcagtactcatttaaataggacattcgtcacattataacagcctttccatcattccattctttgagagtagtctcgaccaccgtatggaagtcatagaacaaCTTATCCATATAAATTATTCATCTTTAgaacctttacataaacttttgatccgttaccgtagatTTTTTATTCACTAAAAAGagaacttacttaaatagcatcatttagacagtCCACCAGCATTTCTTgatttcaagcttcggaagttatATATTCGACCATATTGATCTTAGATAACAAcatataactagtaatcatataatttcatcaccaattttgtttccttttgatccatcactatagattttcattttgttCAAAACGttaaacttattaatgaagcgtcattgacatattctgaaactgtttccaccatttcatgcttcgagggtagaccgagcatctatatgcaccttagatagcaacttacctatagaaatatgataatttggtacattttccaccgtttttatccatcatggtagattttctatttttttgaaactgaaaaactatttaaatagcattatcgacaagtgaaaGAAGCTTTGCTTTGTTTCTTGTTTCGAacttgtctatgccgccatttgtaAATCCTACAACAAattataaatgtaggagtcaccTAATTTTTAGTAgcttttcataaccttttgatttattactttgcattTTGTGCTCATTTGAAACTCAGTGcccatttaaataggacattcgatacattataacagcctttccatcattccattctttgaGAATAGTCTCGACAGCCGTACGGAAGTCATAGgatagcttatccacataaattattcatgtttagcacatttACATAAACTTTTGGTCCGTTGCCGCTGATATTTTATTCGTGAAAAAGAAAACTTagttaaatagcatcatttagacattccaccagcctttcttcctttcaagcttcggaagttgtatgtttgaccatatggatctcgtataacaacatataactagtaatcatataatttcatcaccaattttgttccttttgatccatcactatagattttcactttgtttaaaactgaaaacttatgAATGAagtgtcatcgacatattccgaaatcatttccaccatttcacgCTTCAAGGGTAGTATGTGCATTTAtgtgcacctcagatagcaacgtacctatagaaattagataatttggtacattttttcaaccgttttgatccatcatggtagattttctatttttgcaaacctaaaaacttgtttaaatagtattattgacaagtgatagaagccttgcttcttttgttgtttcgaagctgtctatgccgccatttgaaaaatCCTACAAAAAACTTATATTTGTTGGAGTCACAtattttttagtagtttttcataaccttttcatttattactttacattttctcctcctttgaaacttagtaatcatttaaataggacattcgacacattataacagctttTCCATCATTCCAGTCTTTGAGAGCAGTCTCGACTGCCGTATgtaagtcatagaacagcttatccacgtaaattattcatgtttaacacatttacataaacttttgatccgtcaaaaattgatttttttatatGCTATAAAGAAAACTTAAATTGCATCATTTAGACATCCCACCACCATTACTTcgtttcaagcttcggaagttatatattcgaccatattgatcttgtataacaacttataactagtaatcatataatttcatcactaATTTTGTTcgcttttgatccatcactatagattttcgtTTTCTTCAAAACAAAAAACTTATTGATGGAGTGTTATCGACATtttccgaaatcgtttccaccatttcatgctttgagggtagtccgtgcatctatatgcaccttagatagcaacttacctatagaaatctgataatctggtacattttcaaccattttgatccatcatggtagattttctatttttttgaaattgaaaaattgtttaaatagcattatcgacaagttATAGAAGcgttgcttcgtttcttgtttcgaagttgtctatgccgccatttgaaaatcccacaacaacttatatatgtaggagtcacataacttttagtagtttttcataaccttttgatttattactttatattttgtcctcctttgaaactcagtgcccatttaaataggacattcgatacattataacaacctttccatcattccattctttgagagtagtctcgaccgccgtatggaagtcataggacagcttatccacataaattattcatgtttagcacgtTTACGTAAAGTTTTGGTCCGTTGCCgctgattttttattcgctaaaaggaaaacttacttaaatagcatcatttagacattccaccagcctttcttcctttcaagcttcggaagttgtatgtttgaccatatggatctcgtataacaacttataactagtaatcatataatttcatcaccaattttgttcccttttgatccatcactcactactaggaaaaggcctactaatggcgcacctaatttggctattaatggcgcattagtggtgcgccattagtagcacgccattagtatattttaataatggcgcaccactggtgcgccattagtatctggtatactaatggcgcaccccagatgcgccattagtatatacaacagtgcgccattagtatgcctcccagggggccatctatacccaggtgctttggcatactaatggcgcaccacaactggatgcgccattagtaacttcggcatactaatggcgcactgtttagtgatgcgccattagtatcctctggcatactaatggcgcactatgatgtgatgcgccattagtatgaatattaggttttttttattttttatttttctgttttttgcacaggttacaaaatgtataattggacaaaatatagacagcacacatcaacaacagattcatcgaatacaatagaagattagtctctgaatacaattcatcattttagtctccgaatacaattcatcatattagtctccgaattgaaaagaccgaacaaagatagaacattatattacaagtctcgagaccacgagtttgtcttcacattacaagtcgatatcgatcatctaaactaccatcacatagaagagagctgcggtcatcacgatgaaacCTTCATTTAGGAAGAGAGTGAACCTTTGGTGGGTTCTCTCCACTGCTCCCAGAGTTGATCCCAGATTGTATATTTGAACCGACATTGCTTGATTCGCTTTTTTCAGGAAATGCTGCCCCATCATGCACATTGAGAATCACACAATAGCAGTGTTCTGGGTCTGACAAAACCTGCTCAAATTTACAAGATCACTTTACTCTTTATGGTTAACTTAGAAAGTATATGGTCAAAGCCATCTGAAGGAAAACCACGGAACATCAGTGATAAAACCGCAGGCATCTACAATATTTGCAAAGTATTGCCAGAACACAATGTTATGTAATTTTTGGGAGAAGTAAATCAGAACTCACCACAGCATCAAAAGGATCATCGAAGTCATCAACTGAGAAATAAATGTTCGGATATGCAGGTACTGTCTCTACAGCCTATTAAAGGGATGTGAGTTACGACAGATTATTTATATTGAAAGGCAGTCTCTCTGAAAAGATGATGCCAGAAAAAAAAATTACCTTTCTTTGATCAAGGCGGAAATTTACACGGCTAGGGGATGCATACACAGGTTTTGAAACCTTGTAAATTGGAGGCAACCGCTTGCTTTTGTCTGCACGATTGCGAAGATTGCTGATACTGTGGAAGTAGATTAGAAGAAGCACATAACCAACCATTAAATATTACTGAGGGGAGTTATGAAAAAAAAGGTTTTGTTGTGCATGACAATTGATACTACTGGCACTCTAAGATTTGTGAGTCCCTTAACATTCCAGGGCAAACTCAAGCTGAAAGATAAATTTGCGGTCACAAATTGTTCAGCCAGCTAATGAAAAAAGTGTGATTGTACCAACAACCCAGACCCGTTTCGCAACATTTAGTTGAAACAGAGAATGCTGTTTCAATACGGAATTAGATGACATGACAATCATTATTTGCCAACCGTCTCAGATTTTGATAAAGGGTGAGAAACTATGAACCAAAAATCTGGGGAGTTCTTTAACTGACTATAGCTAACAGACCAAAAGTGTTGTATTAATATAAGGATTTACTTCATTTAGCACCCCGTTGCCATTGGCGATCTGCCAAGACGCGATGAAGATAGTAAACACGAAggcttggagaagaagaggaataaCTGAGAGTAGGAGGCTAATTGGTAGATTTCTCTCGATTTGTTCAGCTTAACCATTCTCTAGGTACAGACTGGCTTATATAGCCTACAGCTCAACACAAGGCCACATCGAtgctgaacacacacacacacactctgcacCACCGTTATTACACCTCTTCTATACGGTGGCGCCTCCTGAATATATGTCTCAACTCCAGTGTCTCGCACACCAGCCATAACACCTCAATAGATCACCCAAAAAGGTTTGCAGTTGTTCTTATGCATAGTTATAGCTAATTGTTCAGAGCATACAAAGCTTGTATGATCTTAGCAGAAGTGCCACAGAAACATACCTGCACAATGCCACTGTGACAGTATATGACGTGTGAGTGACTAAATTCAAATAGAAGGAACGTTCCCAATCAATCTCAGTTGAATTAGCATTTATGAGCTTTTAAAGCTGGCAATTGCAAAAAAGGAGCATATTTAGCCTAGTAATTCAAGGGAACGTAATTGTTCCCATCATGGGTTCTCCAACTAACACTATGTTATGTTAACTAGAATAAAAGAACACCGATAAGGATTTCCCATTGTCACTAGTTTTAAAAATTACACCTCCCAAATATGAAAATTACTGTATTGAGTGTTCATCTGTTCATGCATACAAAGTTAAAAATGGTAAGGGATCTAACATTGTCGTCATGCAACTCACAGATAAAATTTTCCAGTACTGTATGTTCATTACAGTTATACATATGAAAATTGCATAGCATGTACCCAAAAAAGGCTCCTTCGGCAATTAAGGACAACAAATTAGAATAaattttctatatatatatatatatatatatatatatggttaatGAAATAAAACAATGGGAACATTTTCCCTTACTTAAAAAAGCAGTTTATTTTAACAATAACTACAAAAACTGTTAGTTGAACTGAATACAGAGCATACTTGTTATGGTTGCAACTAAATTAACTCAACAGTAGAGAACATACAAATAAAAAAAAGTGAAGAAAGaatgaataaattttataaaattttCTTGAATCTACACTACCAAGGAAGCCTAAAGAATTGGCCAAAAAAATCTTTAGTAAAGTGGATTTAGTGTACAAGCTGGgacaaaaaaaagaagagagaaaataaTTCATTATGGCAACAGCAACCGACTGGGACAACCAGAAATACTGCTAGTAACAAGCTGGTCCACCGACTTTCGACCAATTGCAGAACAAATGAAGTTTCATGGCCTGGTGCATTAACACTAAGAATTTCCTGAGCCTATTGCAAAGCATTGAAAGCAGCCCTGTCGAAAATGTAACCCCATGAAAGCCTACGATGAATTgcatatcctacacatacacacaGTTTCCAGCATTCCACATAAACAACTCCATACCATACGTGGTGCAGTAATAAAACATATGCACAGCGGCAATACTGGGCCAAACAGAGTGGGATGCTAAGTTGACACTGCAGCTGCAAAACCAACAACGCTGCTCGAAATTATCACATGGAACTAACAACACCCATCACTTAGTCCTCGGTAAGTGTTGTTTTCTCCCAATTCTATAACCTGCCACAGCAAGCACGTACGGACCACCAACTGTTCGACAGATTGCTTCGGCCAAATCCAGCCACAAAACTCCCTTCCACTCCACAGATCAAACCCACGAAGGCGCAAACTCGAATCCAATACCACGCATGCCCGCTCAATCGGCAGCTAAAACGAAGCAGGAAACGGGAAGGATCGGCTTACTGTCTGCTGCATGAAGTAGCCCTTGGTGGCGGGGTCGACCTCGGCCTGAAGGCCCGGGTTGTTGGCCGGCGCCTCCTTGGCCCCCGACGACGTCGACATGGCGGAGGCGGCGAACGCGGCTGGGTAGGACCGGCGAGCCCGGGCGAACCCCTGCACCTGCAGAACCCCGATCAGAAACCGTGAGCGCGAGTGCGAGAAGCGCGACGATCTAGTATATCAGTTCGCCCGGAGACCTTGGGCTGGGCGAGGCGGGGGGCGCGcggcgcggaggcggaggcgagccggcggagggcgcaggaggagaggagggcggagcgGAGTGTGGCGGCGGCCATGGCAGAGCGGTACGGCGGGGTTATTTAGGGGAGAAGAGGATAGAGGAAAGGCGCactagttactaatggcgcacattcaggtggtgcgccattagtatgtttggacatgcgcactagttaaaaaaaatttgatactaatggcgcaccctgggccaggtgcgccattactagttacaactagtaatggcgcactgtgtctgaatgcgccattagtatgtttggacaggcgcactagttaaatttttttttttgatactaatggcgcaccctgggacaggtgcgccattactagttacaactagtaatggcgcactgtgtctggatgcgccattagtatgtttggacaggcgcactagttaaatttattttttgatactaatggcgcaccctgggccaggtgcgccattactagttacaactagtaatggcaccctgcgcctggtgcgccattagtagtttcaactctaatggcgtatcagaaggtcgtgcgccattagtatatactaatggcgcaccccttgtctggtgcgccattagtgtcaatcccatctatagccctttttctagtagtgactatAGATTTTCACATTGTTCAAAACTGAATACTTATgaatgaagcgtcatcgacatattccgaaatcatttgcACCATTTCATGCTTCAAGGTATGTGCATTTATATGCAACTCAGATAGCAACGTACCTATAGAAATtagataatttggtacattttttcaaccgttttgatccatcatggtagattttctattttgccGAACctaaaaacttgtttaaatagtattatcgacaagtgatagaagccttgcttcttttcttgtttcgaagttgtctatgccgccatttgaaaaatcctacaaaaaatttatatatgttgGCGTCACAtattttttagtagtttttcataaccttttgatttattactttacattttctccccctttgaaACTTAGTAATcttttaaataggacattcgacacattataacatcTTTTCCATCATTCCAGTCTTTGAGAGCAGTCTCCACTGCCGTATGTAAGTCATAGAACAACTTATCCAcgtaaattattcatgtttagcacatttACATAATCTTTTGATCCGTTAAGAATAGATTTTTTATTTGCTATAAACAAAACTTAAAttgcatcatttagacattccaccagcattacttcgtttca
Coding sequences within:
- the LOC123081073 gene encoding uncharacterized protein KIAA0930 homolog — protein: MAAATLRSALLSSCALRRLASASAPRAPRLAQPKVQGFARARRSYPAAFAASAMSTSSGAKEAPANNPGLQAEVDPATKGYFMQQTLINANSTEIDWERSFYLNLVTHTSYTVTVALCSISNLRNRADKSKRLPPIYKVSKPVYASPSRVNFRLDQRKAVETVPAYPNIYFSVDDFDDPFDAVVLSDPEHCYCVILNVHDGAAFPEKSESSNVGSNIQSGINSGSSGENPPKVHSLPK